The Brassica napus cultivar Da-Ae chromosome C7, Da-Ae, whole genome shotgun sequence genome has a segment encoding these proteins:
- the LOC106425574 gene encoding uncharacterized protein LOC106425574, which translates to MDSNIAESWNGVLKEAREYPLITMFEYIRTTVMSWFALRRAKSTREQGTITPNVRKLVEENFDLSTAMAVRDIADLEYQVQDPTGECFTVLLGPGTCTCGEYQLIGIPCMHALACSTRVGFPSDALVAPAYRVPTWRQGFIGKIYPVPSVGGLELGSGTRAPLLPPAVRRPPGRPRKVRILSRGEYKKGGSSSNRKCKRCGRSGHNRASCRNPI; encoded by the exons ATGGATTCAAACATAGCTGAATCCTGGAATGGTGTGCTTAAGGAAGCACGTGAATATCCCCTCATTACCATGTTTGAGTACATACGTACAACAGTTATGTCTTGGTTCGCATTGCGTCGAGCGAAATCAACCCGTGAGCAAGGAACTATCACCCCAAATGTCAGGAAACTCGTGGAGGAAAACTTTGATCTCTCCACCGCTATGGCTGTACGTGATATAGCCGATCTTGAATACCAAGTGCAGGACCCCACCGGGGAGTGCTTCACAGTTTTATTGGGTCCCGGTACTTGCACATGTGGTGAGTATCAACTAATAGGGATACCCTGTATGCATGCGCTTGCTTGTTCAACCAGGGTTGGATTTCCATCTGATGCGCTGGTGGCACCGGCTTACCGTGTACCAACATGGCGACAAGGCTTCATCGGAAAAATATATCCGGTCCCATCTGTTGGTGGATTAGAACTCGGATCTGGAACTAGAGCTCCATTACTTCCACCGGCAGTACGCCGCCCACCTGGGCGTCCTAGGAAAGTCCGCATCCTATCACGTGGGGAGTACAAG AAAGGAGGAAGCTCGTCAAACAGGAAATGCAAACGTTGTGGCCGTTCAGGACACAACAGGGCATCCTGCCGCAACCCAATATGA
- the LOC106425575 gene encoding uncharacterized protein LOC106425575 produces the protein MDELGLPLRMFEAGSEPSGRKRVNNYFNLRWIDIIKSALEEEVLEMLNESQFQRVLQMGSHTFSVMFLHYYLSRQLLTAKEYELWWIFVGKPISYAIQDFALVTGLNCGDGVGLTGEAAEKGIGRGKASGKGKSSMSIWDDLFRGEEKPTPGWIVERLMKGKKYKDRLTRLRLSLLVLVEGILCPTCGTTKIRPEIVSMLGDLDAFMKYPWGRESFILTVRSTKARSAVNYVKDTMAIQGFTHAMVLVTVTACPSIIIKTGGADPLADSTLSSEEIISRVVDRKVVVNIVSAKTVDQLGQAYVRSLISTDEEGEDLYRGLGDKEDTSVDTMVALIDDDYPFEHNTWSGGVKADEVKLKKGHAQTSESSDENVPEPVEKDNAHHGGVESGGYPGDPRGKSSANPSGAPHGGESFHFDVQTLLRRAADAYEEKVIAMYEGYILSLKGHFNSEVGGLRTNLQAATSAIAPLESKVTGEFDKINQLLKSRLRGADMGPTYGFSPERHSSPFPGQNDDFNNPEVNPDRPTTHTGAPDGMGTHTKFVSTQRDGEDVAGTGTASVGLGQNLDEGERGGGLSPGKQTDSTDGVEFRAETGGEHRGDAHIGHDPINMEDQVNVSSECRIDDPLSGVVNKILSEAGVDKDPLRPSTGSGTDVPQTSADVIPEKVGLDGVHDDRSEAAVGKKGEDVDEDDVTITKVQVGRGNTDAAGGQVDGGRRFSRRTHTSTKRYTPPAPTVRKKEGNKKVPRQMDDNVPPLKRVKKVSVEPNNPKPRPQEKPTFIGGFSPFTPPTPAAREAFLKIMAEAKSNAPSLGSVISIASLDDVFNCTGVCSYETVDRVTGWIRKRRDSNPSSKFDFIPPTFFMDLIRSYPAFEAMQDKAAFTFPMSLRSQFMHRPQWFTQVDFLYTLILVKDRHWVGMIVYLAMWAIYVVDANQTCPPISVVKDVVNPISIMMPHMISRFCLTSRPRELNYLPFPISRIDIPVLLEHPGYATVVALILLEIAALGNPLIDMSLTEEEVRVAAENYAISTLGMFKVVPTNPAV, from the exons ATGGACGAATTAGGTCTTCCTCTGAGAATGTTTGAGGCGGGTTCAGAACCATCAGGGCGGAAACGGGTTAATAACTACTTCAACCTACGGTGGATTGACATCATAAAGAGTGCACTAGAGGAAGAAGTCTTGGAAATGTTGAATGAGTCGCAGTTCCAGAGAGTTTTGCAGATGGGTTCGCATACTTTTTCAGTAATGTTCCTCCATTACTACCTCTCACGTCAGTTGCTAACTGCAAAGGAGTATGAACTTTGGTGGATCTTCGTTGGGAAGCCGATAAGCTATGCCATACAAGACTTTGCTCTAGTCACCGGACTGAACTGTGGCGACGGCGTTGGGTTAACTGGAGAAGCCGCCGAGAAAGGTATTGGGCGAGGGAAGGCGTCCGGTAAAGGCAAATCATCTATGTCAATATGGGATGATTTATTTCGTGGGGAAGAGAAGCCCACACCTGGATGGATCGTAGAGCGGCTTATGAAGGGTAAAAAATACAAGGATCGGTTAACCCGTTTGCGGCTTTCGTTGTTGGTATTGGTGGAAGGGATTCTGTGTCCAACTTGTGGGACAACAAAAATCAGACCCGAAATAGTGAGCATGCTTGGTGATCTTGACGCTTTCATGAAGTATCCATGGGGCAGGGAGTCATTTATACTGACTGTTAGAAGTACAAAAGCAAGATCTGCTGTTAATTATGTGAAGGATACAATGGCCATTCAAGGATTTACCCATGCGATGGTATTGGTTACTGTGACTGCATGTCCTTCTATCATTATTAAGACTGGCGGTGCGGATCCTCTAGCAGATTCCACCCTGTCGAGCGAAGAAATTATCAGCAGGGTTGTTGATAGAAAGGTGGTGGTCAACATTGTCTCGGCCAAGACGGTTGATCAACTGGGACAG GCATATGTACGGTCTTTGATTAGCACAGATGAAGAGGGTGAGGATCTTTATCGTGGGTTGGGAGATAAGGAAGATACGAGTGTTGATACCATGGTTGCTTTGATTGACGATGATTACCCATTTGAGCATAATACTTGGTCAGGTGGTGTGAAAGCGGATGAGGTTAAACTGAAGAAGGGTCATGCACAAACTTCGGAGTCAAGTGATGAAAATGTTCCCGAGCCGGTTGAAAAGGATAACGCTCATCATGGTGGCGTAGAGAGTGGTGGTTACCCTGGAGATCCGAGAGGGAAATCATCAGCTAACCCCTCGGGTGCCCCGCATGGTGGTGAGAGTTTCCATTTTGATGTCCAAACATTACTTAGGCGTGCAGCTGACGCATACGAGGAGAAGGTTATTGCAATGTATGAGGGCTATATTCTGAGTTTGAAGGGCCATTTTAATTCTGAAGTGGGAGGCCTTCGAACCAACTTACAAGCAGCTACATCCGCGATTGCCCCTTTGGAAAGTAAGGTCACAGGGGAGTTTGATAAGATCAATCAGTTACTGAAGTCTCGGCTTAGAGGTGCGGATATGGGACCAACGTATGGGTTCAGTCCTGAGAGACATTCGTCACCATTCCCAGGTCAGAATGATGATTTCAACAATCCAGAGGTTAATCCCGATCGACCCACTACACATACTGGTGCTCCTGATGGTATGGGTACCCATACAAAGTTCGTT TCAACACAGCGAGATGGAGAGGATGTTGCAGGAACAGGGACCGCCTCGGTTGGTTTGGGTCAGAATCTGGATGAAGGAGAAAGGGGTGGAGGACTATCTCCGGGTAAACAGACCGACTCAACTGATGGAGTCGAATTTAGAGCTGAGACAGGGGGCGAGCATAGGGGAGATGCTCACATTGGACATGACCCCATAAACATGGAG GACCAAGTGAATGTATCATCGGAATGCCGCATTGATGACCCATTGTCTGGCGTCGTTAATAAAATTCTATCAGAAGCCGGCGTTGATAAA GATCCACTCCGACCCTCTACTGGCTCTGGAACTGATGTACCTCAGACATCAGCAGATGTCATTCCGGAGAAAGTGGGTCTTGATGGTGTGCATGACGATCGCAGTGAGGCTGCTGTTGGGAAGAAGGGTGAGGATGTGGATGAAGATGATGTTACAATTACTAAAGTTCAG GTTGGACGAGGGAACACTGATGCAGCCGGTGGTCAAGTAGATGGTGGGAGACGTTTCAGTAGACGTACGCATACAAGTACCAAACGCTACACTCCTCCTGCACCCACCGTCCGTAAGAAAGAGGGAAACAAGAAAGTGCCACGTCAAATGGATGATAATGTTCCACCTCTTAAACGGGTTAAAAAGGTGTCGGTTGAGCCAAATAACCCAAAGCCTCGTCCTCAAGAAAAACCCACATTTATAGGTGGCTTCTCCCCATTTACTCCTCCAACCCCAGCTGCAAGAGAGGCATTTTTGAAGATAATGGCAGAGGCAAA ATCAAATGCACCATCCCTCGGGTCAGTCATTTCCATTGCTTCTTTGGATGATGTGTTCAATTGTACCGGTGTTTGTTCGTATGAG ACTGTGGATCGTGTTACAGGTTGGATAAGAAAGAGGCGTGACAGCAATCCATCTTCAAAATTTGACTTCATCCCTCCAACTTTTTTTATGGATCTAATCCGCAGTTATCCTGCTTTTGAAGCCATGCAAGATAAGGCCGCCTTCACTTTTCCGATGTCTCTGCGCAGCCAGTTCATGCACCGGCCACAGTGGTTTACGCAAGTAGATTTTCTCTACACTCTGATTCTGGTTAAAGACAGACACTGGGTTGGCATGATAGTATATTTAGCTATGTGGGCCATCTATGTGGTGGACGCGAACCAGACATGTCCTCCTATTTCTGTGGTGAAAGATGTCGTCAACCCGATATCGATTATGATGCCTCACATGATATCGAGGTTCTGTCTAACTTCCCGACCTCGTGAGTTGAATTACCTTCCGTTCCCCATATCTCGCATAGATATACCAGTTCTACTTGAACATCCAG GGTACGCCACGGTGGTGGCACTGATTCTGTTAGAGATCGCTGCGTTGGGGAATCCTTTGATTGATATGTCTCTAACTGAAGAGGAGGTTCGTGTTGCAGCGGAGAACTATGCGATATCTACGCTGGGTATGTTTAAGGTGGTCCCCACTAATCCTGCAGTTTAG